Genomic window (Pseudomonas hydrolytica):
GGTTCTCGCCGACGCCTGGCAGCTCGTGCTTCACCCCGATGCCGAGGCGTTCGAGCAGCGGCCGCGGGCCGATACCGGAACGCTGCAGCAAGGCCGGCGAGCCGATGGCCCCGGCGCAGAGAACGATCTCGCGGCGCGCCGCCACCCGTAGCGCCCGCCCCTGCCAGCGCAGCCACAGCGCACTGGCGCGGCCGCCCTCCAGCTCCAGGCGCTCGGCTTCGGCGCCGGTCAGCACCCGCAGGTTAGGACGCTGGCGAATATCGCGGAGAAAGGCCTTGGAGGCGTTCCAGCGCACGCCGCGCTTCTGGTTGACCTGAAAGTAGCTGCAGCCCTCGTTGTCGCCGCCATTGAAGTCATCGATGCGGGCGATGCCGCTCTGCGCCGCCGCCTCACGGAAGGCTTCGAGAATGTCCCAGGACAGGCGCTGGCGCTCGACCCGCCACTCGCCATCGCCGCCATGCAGGTCGCTGGCGCCGGCAAAGTGATTTTCCGATCGCTTGAACAGCGGCAGCACGTCACGCCAGGCCCAACCGGGATTGCCGGCCGCCGCCCAACCGTCGTAATCGGCCGCCTGGCCACGCATGTAGATCATGCCGTTGATCGACGAGCAGCCGCCGAGCACCCTGCCGCGCGGGTACTTCAGCGCGCGCCCGTGCAGGCCGGGGTCGGCCTCGGTGTTGTAGCACCAGTCGGTACGCGGGTTGCCGATGCAATAGAGGTAACCGACGGGAATATGGATCCAGGGGTAGTTGTCGCGCCCACCGGCCTCGATCAGCAGTACGCTGACGCCGGGGTCGGCAGACAGGCGATTGGCCAACAGGCAACCGGCCGGGCCTGCTCCGACGATCAGGTAGTCATAACTGTCCAGGGGCGTCTGCGCCATGAGCGTCCTCGCAAGGCTCGGGTATCCAGACTCAGAGACTAGCCGGCGACATGCGAAGGCAGAATGATCTTTTGGTCGGACATAAGGGCCCTGAATGATGCGTGCATGATCGCTGCGGCGCGGGCGATCCAACCGCTCGGCCTTGTCGTTACACTAGCGATGTCCCCCCAGAGCCCGCTGCGATGCCGTCCACGCCACCCAAGCCGCTCCCCGTCGTCGAACAGCCTCGCGGCTGGCAGCGCTGGCTGCCCGGCCTGCTGGTGCTCAGGCACTACCAGATGGCCTGGCTGCCCAAGGATCTCGCCGCCGGGCTGGTGCTGACCGCCATGCTGGTGCCGGTGGGCATCGCCTACGCGGAAGCCTCGGGGGTACCGGGCATCTACGGCCTGTACGCGACCATGGTGCCGCTGCTGGCCTACGCCCTGTTCGGCCCCAGCCGGATTCTGGTGCTCGGCCCGGACTCGGCGCTCACCGCCGTGATTCTCGCCGTGGTGCTGCCCCTGTCGGGCGGCGAGCCGATGCGCGCAGTGATCCTGGCCAGCATGATGGCGGTGGTGGCCGGGCTCACCTGCATCGTCGCGGGCCTGCTGCGCCTGGGCTTCATCACCGAACTGCTGTCCAAGCCGATCCGCTACGGCTACATGAACGGCATCGCCCTGAGCGTGGTGATCAGCCAGACGCCCAAGCTGTTCGGCTTTTCCATCGACAGCCAGGGGTCGGTGCAGGACATCTGGGCCATCGCCAACGCCCTGCTGGCTGGCCTGGTCAACTGGCCCAGCTTCATCGTCGGTGGCGGTACCCTGGCGCTGATCCTCGCACTCAGGCGCTTCCGGCGACTGCCCGGCATCCTCATCGCGGTCACGCTCGCGACCCTGGCGGTGGACCTGCTGGACCTGAGCCAGCACGGCGTCGCGACACTGGGCGAGCTGCCTCAGGGCCTGCCGAGCTTCACCCTGCCCTGGCTCAGCGGCGTCGATCTGGCCAGCGTGGTGCTGGGCGGCGTGGCGGCGGCGCTGGTGGCCTTCGCCGACACCAGCGTGCTGTCGCGCACCTATGCCGCGCGCAGCGGGCGCTACGTCGACCCCAACCAGGAAATGGTCGGCCTGGGCGCAGCCAATCTGATTGGCGGCTTCTTTCAGGGTTTTCCCGTCAGCAGCAGCGCCTCGCGTACACCGGTGGCCGAGGCCGCCGGGGCGCAGACGCAGCTGACCGGCGTGGTCGGTGCCCTGGCAGTGGCCGGACTGCTGATCGCCGCCCCGAACCTGATGCAGTACCTGCCGGCCAGCGCCCTGGCAGCCGTGGTGATCGCCGCGGTGATCGGCCTGTTCGAGATCGCCGACCTCAAGCGCATCTTCCGCGTGCAGCAGTGGGAGTTCTGGCTGTCGATGGCCTGTTTCGCCGGCGTGGCCACCTTCGGCGCCATCCCCGGCATCGGCATCGCCGTGCTGCTGGCGGTGATCGAATTTCTCTGGGACGGCTGGCGCCCCTACTATGCGGTGCTTGGCCAGGTCGACGGCATTCGCGGCTTCCACGATATCGAGCGTCACCCCGAGGCCCGCCTGGTGCCCGGCCTGGTGCTGTTTCGCTGGGACGCACCGCTGTTCTTCGCCAATGCCGAACAGTTTCAGCAGTGCGTGCTCAAGGCCATCGCCCAGTCACCGACGCCGGTGCGCCGCCTGGTGGTGACGGCCGAACCGGTGACCAGCATCG
Coding sequences:
- a CDS encoding GMC family oxidoreductase encodes the protein MAQTPLDSYDYLIVGAGPAGCLLANRLSADPGVSVLLIEAGGRDNYPWIHIPVGYLYCIGNPRTDWCYNTEADPGLHGRALKYPRGRVLGGCSSINGMIYMRGQAADYDGWAAAGNPGWAWRDVLPLFKRSENHFAGASDLHGGDGEWRVERQRLSWDILEAFREAAAQSGIARIDDFNGGDNEGCSYFQVNQKRGVRWNASKAFLRDIRQRPNLRVLTGAEAERLELEGGRASALWLRWQGRALRVAARREIVLCAGAIGSPALLQRSGIGPRPLLERLGIGVKHELPGVGENLQDHLQLRLIYRVEGVKTLNRIVATPWGKLGMGLEYLLKRSGPLSMAPSQLGAFAKSDPGQARANLQYHVQPLSLERFGEPLHDFPAFTASVCNLRPHSRGRVAITSVDAAVAPSIQPNYLSDERDLQVAADAIRLTRRIVAAPALAGYRPQEYKPGPDYQSEADLQRAAGEIGTTIFHPVGTCAMGQGQGAVVDARLRVQGIAGLRVVDASIMPTITSGNTCSPVLMIAEKAAQMIAADARAAISRVSQREPGCAVSA
- a CDS encoding SulP family inorganic anion transporter, encoding MPSTPPKPLPVVEQPRGWQRWLPGLLVLRHYQMAWLPKDLAAGLVLTAMLVPVGIAYAEASGVPGIYGLYATMVPLLAYALFGPSRILVLGPDSALTAVILAVVLPLSGGEPMRAVILASMMAVVAGLTCIVAGLLRLGFITELLSKPIRYGYMNGIALSVVISQTPKLFGFSIDSQGSVQDIWAIANALLAGLVNWPSFIVGGGTLALILALRRFRRLPGILIAVTLATLAVDLLDLSQHGVATLGELPQGLPSFTLPWLSGVDLASVVLGGVAAALVAFADTSVLSRTYAARSGRYVDPNQEMVGLGAANLIGGFFQGFPVSSSASRTPVAEAAGAQTQLTGVVGALAVAGLLIAAPNLMQYLPASALAAVVIAAVIGLFEIADLKRIFRVQQWEFWLSMACFAGVATFGAIPGIGIAVLLAVIEFLWDGWRPYYAVLGQVDGIRGFHDIERHPEARLVPGLVLFRWDAPLFFANAEQFQQCVLKAIAQSPTPVRRLVVTAEPVTSIDVTSADMLAELEQMLADAGIELHFAEVKGPVKDKLRRFGLLREHGEQRIQPTVGAAVDAYLADHGIDWSGEAPPQGRSWHAD